From Xiphophorus hellerii strain 12219 chromosome 6, Xiphophorus_hellerii-4.1, whole genome shotgun sequence, the proteins below share one genomic window:
- the LOC116722090 gene encoding transcription factor jun-D-like: MMKKEISLNQEDQNSELKPNPLRDTGGIINSQDLGLLKLASPDLERLIIQSHPNSQFMFPKSASEEQEFAEGFVKALEDLHKQNQLSDAGCVSVDRLELLGSPSTAGSTGLQPSDLPVYTTLNGYAAAPLGAAAINYSTDTISFPPPPTHAASAQQQAAAAAALSRLQQSVSAMKDEPQTVPDMQSCGDSPPLSPIDMDNQERIKAERKKLRNRIAASKCRKRKLERISRLEEKVKTLKTQNTELASTASVLREQVAQLKQKVMSHVSSGCQLLPNQVQAY; this comes from the coding sequence ATGATGAAGAAGGAGATCAGCCTGAACCAGGAGGATCAGAACTCAGAACTGAAGCCGAACCCGCTCCGGGACACGGGTGGAATTATAAACTCGCAGGATTTGGGACTCCTAAAACTAGCCTCTCCGGACCTGGAGCGTCTTATTATCCAGTCTCACCCGAACTCTCAGTTCATGTTTCCGAAGTCGGCCAGTGAGGAGCAAGAATTCGCGGAAGGCTTTGTCAAGGCGCTTGAGGACCTTCACAAGCAGAACCAGCTGAGCGACGCAGGGTGTGTGTCCGTGGACCGGCTGGAGCTCCTCGGATCCCCCAGCACCGCCGGATCCACGGGGCTCCAGCCGTCGGACCTCCCCGTCTACACCACCCTGAACGGCTACGCCGCTGCTCCGCTGGGCGCCGCCGCCATTAACTACTCCACGGACACCATCTCCTTCCCGCCACCGCCTACCCACGCGGCCAGCGCGCAGCAGCAGGCGGCCGCCGCGGCGGCGCTGTCACGGCTCCAGCAGTCCGTCAGCGCGATGAAGGACGAGCCGCAGACAGTCCCGGACATGCAGAGCTGCGGGGACAGCCCTCCACTGTCTCCCATCGACATGGACAACCAGGAGCGCATCAAGGCGGAGCGGAAAAAGCTGCGGAACCGGATAGCCGCCTCGAAGTGTcgcaagaggaagctggagaGGATCTCCCGGCTGGAGGAGAAGGTCAAAACCCTGAAGACGCAGAACACCGAGCTGGCCTCCACTGCCAGTGTGCTAAGGGAGCAAGTGGCCCAGCTGAAGCAGAAGGTGATGAGCCATGTCAGCAGCGGATGCCAGCTTTTACCAAACCAGGTGCAGGCATACTGA
- the LOC116721197 gene encoding uncharacterized protein LOC116721197 isoform X2 — translation MAREKLSVEERKRRNREYQKRRREKINSQPELKEEFLRKERKRWRQRVEEGKIKHINNLGERDKRRKRRLWKQKQKEARERRNRAKEGSAKLFFDKVSNSLSGVKLQFVTNEDFQSYDSLLLQTLKSIPGTRNIHQVLAQGNVIHCRFLSCFCGEPQICKCFSPTIHSFGNTTQDPDVHESSTTAKVQNPLEMLMEEMEKEPSKTPKGTTTLIDPCDVQSEDWLVVMYDGKWWLAKALQIDKEHEDVQVEFFHPHGPTLSFKQKQGRRDICFVPFSDVLVRLRKPSSPVRTSSTRGVYRISPAVMDFIEGEYVTRLLPGD, via the exons ATGGCCAGAGAAAAGCTGTCAGTGGAGGAGCGCAAGAGAAGGAACAGGGAGTATCAgaaaagaaggagagaaaaaataaatagccaGCCTGAGCTGAAGGAAGAGTTtttaagaaaggaaaggaaaagatgGAGACAGAGAGTGgaagagggaaaaataaaacatatcaatAATCTGGGTGAAAGAGATAAGAGACGTAAGAGAAGACtttggaagcaaaaacaaaaggaggcaAGAGAACGCAGAAACAGAGCAAAGGAAGGC TCTGCA AAATTATTCTTTGACAAGGTGTCCAACAGCTTAAGTGGTGTCAAGCTGCAATTTGTGACAAATGAAGATTTTCAGTCTTATGACTCTCTCCTCCTGCAAACCCTGAAATCAATTCCAGGAACAAGAAACATTCACCAAGTGCTAGCTCAGGGGAATGTCATCCATTGTAGGTTCCTTTCATGTTTTTGCGGAGAGCCACAGATTTGCAAGTGCTTCAGTCCCACCATTCACTCTTTTGGCAACACAACACAGGACCCAGATGTCCATGAAAGTTCAACCACTGCTAAAGTTCAAAATCCTCTGGAAATGCTGATGGAGGAAATGGAGAAGGAGCCGAGCAAGACACCTAAAGGAACAACAACCCTGATAGATCCTTGTGATGTCCAAAGTGAAGACTGGCTTGTTGTGATGTATGATGGAAAATGGTGGCTGGCTAAAGCCTTACAAATTGACAAAGAGCACGAAGATGTACAAGTGGAATTTTTTCATCCTCATGGACCAACTCTTAGCTTCAAGCAAAAACAAGGTCGTCGGGATATCTGCTTTGTGCCATTTTCGGATGTCCTAGTTAGGCTGAGAAAACCATCCTCACCAGTCCGCACAAGCAGCACCAGGGGTGTATACCGCATTTCACCAGCTGTTATGGATTTTATTGAAGGAGAATATGTGACACGTCTATTGCCTGGGGATTaa
- the LOC116721197 gene encoding uncharacterized protein LOC116721197 isoform X1, with translation MAREKLSVEERKRRNREYQKRRREKINSQPELKEEFLRKERKRWRQRVEEGKIKHINNLGERDKRRKRRLWKQKQKEARERRNRAKEGQKSVDTPPQSPVDLNFEEPRSTRQRAAGERERSKMRKRHSRQVKELKDKIHKLSKERSTLKKRLVRIKEKNRRKKKKTKDSPQTKTKKMLQGSKLRNPLIKRSLVFHHALTAELKSNAHHIPGMFYTGQQKAGFCTISESKRQDAAAIWTYMDQILTDIHIRYPAINTIHFWSDGPSKQYKNKKNFFLLCVVPQRLGFEKATWNFFPTSHGKGAPDGIGATVKRCADSIVLRGQDIIDGKLFFDKVSNSLSGVKLQFVTNEDFQSYDSLLLQTLKSIPGTRNIHQVLAQGNVIHCRFLSCFCGEPQICKCFSPTIHSFGNTTQDPDVHESSTTAKVQNPLEMLMEEMEKEPSKTPKGTTTLIDPCDVQSEDWLVVMYDGKWWLAKALQIDKEHEDVQVEFFHPHGPTLSFKQKQGRRDICFVPFSDVLVRLRKPSSPVRTSSTRGVYRISPAVMDFIEGEYVTRLLPGD, from the coding sequence ATGGCCAGAGAAAAGCTGTCAGTGGAGGAGCGCAAGAGAAGGAACAGGGAGTATCAgaaaagaaggagagaaaaaataaatagccaGCCTGAGCTGAAGGAAGAGTTtttaagaaaggaaaggaaaagatgGAGACAGAGAGTGgaagagggaaaaataaaacatatcaatAATCTGGGTGAAAGAGATAAGAGACGTAAGAGAAGACtttggaagcaaaaacaaaaggaggcaAGAGAACGCAGAAACAGAGCAAAGGAAGGCCAGAAAAGTGTAGATACCCCACCGCagagtcctgtagatttaaatTTTGAAGAACCAAGGAGCACTAGGCAGCGGGCAGCAGGGGAAAGGGAAAGATCTAAAATGAGGAAAAGGCATTCAAGACAGGTCAAAgaactaaaagacaaaattcACAAGTTATCAAAAGAGAGAAGCACTCTAAAAAAGCGACTTGTAcgcataaaagaaaaaaacagacgtaaaaagaaaaaaacaaaagactcaCCTCAGACTAAGACCAAAAAGATGCTTCAAGGGAGCAAACTAAGGAATCCATTAATCAAAAGATCATTAGTTTTCCACCATGCCTTGACTGCAGAGTTGAAAAGCAATGCCCATCATATTCCAGGCATGTTCTACACTGGGCAACAAAAAGCAGGATTCTGCACAATCTCGGAGTCAAAGCGTCAGGATGCTGCAGCCATATGGACCTATATGGATCAAATCCTCACAGATATTCACATCAGATATCCGGCTATAAACACTATCCACTTTTGGTCTGATGGTCCAagcaaacaatataaaaataagaagaacTTCTTTCTCCTCTGTGTTGTCCCGCAACGTCTGGGATTTGAGAAAGCTACATGGAATTTCTTCCCAACATCACATGGCAAAGGCGCTCCAGATGGCATTGGGGCGACGGTGAAGAGATGTGCTGACAGTATTGTGCTGAGAGGTCAGGATATCATAGATGGCAAATTATTCTTTGACAAGGTGTCCAACAGCTTAAGTGGTGTCAAGCTGCAATTTGTGACAAATGAAGATTTTCAGTCTTATGACTCTCTCCTCCTGCAAACCCTGAAATCAATTCCAGGAACAAGAAACATTCACCAAGTGCTAGCTCAGGGGAATGTCATCCATTGTAGGTTCCTTTCATGTTTTTGCGGAGAGCCACAGATTTGCAAGTGCTTCAGTCCCACCATTCACTCTTTTGGCAACACAACACAGGACCCAGATGTCCATGAAAGTTCAACCACTGCTAAAGTTCAAAATCCTCTGGAAATGCTGATGGAGGAAATGGAGAAGGAGCCGAGCAAGACACCTAAAGGAACAACAACCCTGATAGATCCTTGTGATGTCCAAAGTGAAGACTGGCTTGTTGTGATGTATGATGGAAAATGGTGGCTGGCTAAAGCCTTACAAATTGACAAAGAGCACGAAGATGTACAAGTGGAATTTTTTCATCCTCATGGACCAACTCTTAGCTTCAAGCAAAAACAAGGTCGTCGGGATATCTGCTTTGTGCCATTTTCGGATGTCCTAGTTAGGCTGAGAAAACCATCCTCACCAGTCCGCACAAGCAGCACCAGGGGTGTATACCGCATTTCACCAGCTGTTATGGATTTTATTGAAGGAGAATATGTGACACGTCTATTGCCTGGGGATTaa